The proteins below come from a single Tissierella sp. MB52-C2 genomic window:
- the polA gene encoding DNA polymerase I, producing MDKKKLMIIDGSALIHRAFYALPLLSNKNNLYTNGVYGFLTMLYKVEEEINPDYICVVFDKKGPTFRHEQYEQYKGHRQATPSELVQQFPIIREILDAMNIKYLELSGFEADDIAGTLAKLGEENSMDVTLVTGDKDYLQLATDNTRVLITRKGITEIEEFNRNKIIEVYGITPEQLIDLKGLMGDQSDNIPGVPGIGEKTGLKLLREYGTIESVYENIDNISGKKLKENLTENKDLAFLSRKLGEIMTSVPMEINIEELKVKEPNWEALRKHYEELEFNSLISKIAGEDLQEEEKYSPCVYNIIDYSDYEELINRIKKENKVGFKFIISNSNYIEDEIIAMGIKTENSPTNIIYLDKEQEEFINIFKPIFEDKTIEKIGYDLKSDIVILKRLGIEVENIVFDSMIGAYLINPSQNSYSINNISKEYLGYYGKDEEALLGKGKSKKSFDMLSKEEICDYLAFILDTVFNVENSMKNIIEEQEMLELYYNVELPLVEVLGSMEYYGFKIDKKELIKLGEEYNGEINSLTSEIYELADIEFNINSPKQLGEILFDKLSLPIIKKTKTGYSTDAEVLDKLKDQHPIINKILRYRQIVKLKSTYIDGLLNLLNKDTDRIHSSFNQTITTTGRISSTEPNLQNIPIRTDDGRKIRKAFVVENKDYILVDADYSQIELRVLAHISKDPKLIEAFNTNEDIHTKTASEVFNVPKDEITSSMRSDAKAVNFGIIYGISDFGLSRDLNISRKEAKEYIDNYLRNYEMVKKYMEDIVESGKENGYVETILHRRRYIPELKAKNFNIKSFGERIAMNTPIQGSAADIIKVAMVKVYGELKKRNLKSRLILQIHDELIIEADKEETEQVKELLKGIMESCVSLDVPLIVDLETGDSWYDTK from the coding sequence ATGGATAAGAAAAAATTGATGATTATAGATGGAAGTGCTTTAATACATAGAGCATTTTATGCTTTGCCTTTATTGTCCAATAAAAATAACTTGTATACAAATGGGGTTTATGGATTTTTAACAATGTTATATAAAGTAGAAGAGGAAATTAATCCTGACTACATATGTGTAGTCTTTGACAAAAAAGGCCCTACCTTTAGACATGAACAATATGAACAGTATAAGGGTCATAGACAGGCTACACCTTCGGAATTGGTACAACAGTTTCCTATTATCAGAGAAATACTTGATGCCATGAATATTAAATATTTAGAGCTTTCAGGATTTGAGGCTGATGACATAGCAGGTACATTGGCAAAACTTGGTGAGGAAAATTCAATGGATGTTACTTTAGTAACTGGAGATAAAGATTACCTTCAGTTAGCTACAGATAATACTAGAGTTTTAATTACTAGAAAAGGCATTACAGAAATAGAGGAATTTAATAGAAATAAGATAATAGAAGTCTATGGAATTACTCCAGAACAGCTTATTGATTTAAAGGGATTAATGGGGGATCAGTCCGATAATATTCCAGGAGTACCAGGAATTGGTGAGAAAACAGGACTAAAATTATTAAGAGAATATGGTACAATTGAAAGCGTATATGAAAATATAGATAATATTAGTGGAAAAAAACTAAAAGAAAACTTAACTGAAAATAAGGATCTCGCTTTTTTAAGTAGAAAACTTGGGGAAATTATGACTTCAGTACCTATGGAAATTAATATTGAAGAATTAAAGGTAAAGGAGCCAAATTGGGAAGCCCTAAGAAAGCATTATGAGGAACTTGAATTTAATAGTTTAATTAGCAAGATAGCAGGTGAAGATTTGCAGGAGGAAGAGAAATATTCTCCTTGTGTATATAATATAATAGATTATTCGGATTATGAAGAACTAATTAATAGAATAAAAAAAGAAAATAAGGTTGGATTTAAATTTATTATATCCAATAGTAATTATATTGAAGATGAAATAATCGCTATGGGTATTAAAACAGAAAATTCACCAACTAATATTATTTATCTAGATAAAGAACAAGAAGAGTTTATCAATATCTTTAAGCCTATATTTGAAGACAAAACAATCGAAAAAATAGGTTATGATTTAAAATCTGATATAGTCATCTTAAAAAGATTAGGGATTGAGGTAGAAAATATTGTATTTGATTCTATGATAGGTGCATATTTAATCAATCCATCTCAAAATTCTTATTCTATAAATAATATAAGTAAAGAATACTTAGGATACTATGGTAAGGATGAAGAAGCATTACTAGGTAAAGGAAAATCTAAGAAAAGTTTCGATATGTTAAGCAAGGAAGAAATATGCGACTATTTAGCTTTTATATTGGATACAGTATTTAATGTAGAAAATAGTATGAAAAATATAATTGAAGAACAGGAAATGCTAGAACTTTACTATAATGTTGAATTACCTTTAGTTGAAGTATTAGGTAGTATGGAATACTATGGATTTAAAATAGATAAGAAAGAATTAATTAAACTTGGAGAAGAATACAATGGGGAGATTAATTCATTAACCAGTGAAATATATGAATTAGCAGATATAGAGTTTAATATTAATTCACCTAAACAATTAGGAGAAATTTTATTTGATAAATTATCTTTACCAATTATTAAGAAGACTAAAACAGGATATTCTACAGATGCAGAAGTTTTAGATAAATTAAAGGATCAACATCCTATAATCAATAAGATTTTAAGATATAGACAAATCGTAAAATTAAAATCAACCTATATAGATGGATTATTAAATCTTTTAAATAAAGATACAGATAGAATCCATTCAAGTTTTAATCAGACAATAACCACAACAGGAAGAATAAGCAGTACAGAACCAAATCTACAAAATATACCTATAAGAACTGATGATGGAAGAAAAATAAGAAAGGCTTTTGTTGTAGAGAACAAGGATTATATTTTAGTAGATGCAGATTATTCTCAAATTGAATTAAGGGTATTAGCTCATATATCTAAAGACCCTAAATTAATTGAAGCATTTAATACTAATGAAGACATTCATACGAAAACAGCTTCAGAAGTATTTAATGTACCTAAGGATGAAATTACATCTTCCATGAGAAGTGATGCAAAGGCTGTAAACTTTGGAATAATATATGGAATTTCTGATTTTGGATTATCTAGAGACTTAAATATTTCAAGAAAAGAAGCAAAGGAATATATCGATAATTATTTAAGAAATTATGAGATGGTAAAGAAATACATGGAAGATATAGTTGAGTCAGGCAAAGAAAATGGCTATGTAGAAACTATTCTCCATAGAAGAAGATATATCCCGGAGCTTAAAGCTAAAAACTTCAATATCAAATCTTTTGGAGAGCGTATAGCTATGAATACTCCAATTCAAGGTTCAGCTGCCGATATAATAAAAGTGGCAATGGTTAAAGTCTATGGTGAATTAAAAAAGAGAAATCTAAAATCAAGATTAATATTACAGATTCACGATGAGCTTATAATTGAAGCAGATAAAGAAGAAACAGAACAAGTAAAGGAATTACTGAAGGGTATAATGGAAAGTTGTGTAAGTCTTGATGTACCTCTTATAGTCGATTTAGAAACAGGTGATAGCTGGTATGATACAAAATAA
- a CDS encoding AAA family ATPase translates to MKKRIHIFGASGSGASTLGKELSLYIPYHVFDGDDYFWLEKFTYHREPQLRIQLLLNDLKLYEQWILTGAVCGWGDKLKPLFDLVIFLSVPSEVRLQRLKEREYERYGEKILPNGILYEQSKTFLEWASLYDTGEMNVRSKALHEYWMADLECPVLRIEGNHTVQERVEIVLEYLKSC, encoded by the coding sequence ATGAAAAAGCGAATTCATATATTTGGCGCCTCAGGCTCGGGAGCTTCGACCCTTGGGAAAGAACTTTCTTTATATATTCCATATCATGTTTTTGACGGAGATGATTATTTTTGGTTAGAGAAATTTACATATCATCGAGAGCCACAATTGAGGATCCAACTGTTATTAAATGATTTAAAACTGTATGAACAATGGATTCTTACTGGTGCAGTTTGTGGTTGGGGAGATAAATTAAAGCCTTTATTTGATTTGGTTATTTTCCTTTCAGTACCAAGTGAAGTTAGATTACAAAGACTTAAGGAAAGAGAATACGAAAGGTATGGTGAAAAGATATTACCTAATGGCATTTTGTATGAACAATCAAAAACATTTTTAGAATGGGCTTCTTTATATGATACAGGGGAAATGAACGTAAGAAGTAAGGCACTACATGAATATTGGATGGCGGACTTGGAATGCCCAGTATTAAGAATTGAAGGAAACCATACTGTGCAAGAACGTGTAGAAATCGTTCTAGAATATTTAAAGAGTTGTTAA
- a CDS encoding alpha/beta hydrolase, with amino-acid sequence MVSINDFSDYIEINGKKQFLSVCSRDIRLPVLLYLHGGPGDAALPLVKKFNSSLENYYTVAVWEQRGSGKSFYRFSKDDDINIQLFIEDIHKIVEFLLHKYKQDKVYLLGHSWGSVIGLKFVQLYPELIHTYIGCGQVVNMEKSSRIAYEYAIDKCVERNNIKTLGKLKNIDCTYSSEHWFEDLLFVTRQVVKYGGSLYGEKNYYKLVKPFIFSKEYSLIDLINRQKGSMQSIKRLWQELMAVNFEPDTSFSVPIVFIEGKYDYHVSSQVAKSYLDTILTPKKFVWFENSCHFPQWSEASKFTEVLSSIL; translated from the coding sequence TTGGTTAGCATTAATGATTTTTCCGATTATATAGAAATCAATGGAAAGAAACAGTTTTTATCTGTTTGTTCACGTGACATACGATTACCTGTTTTATTGTATTTGCATGGGGGACCAGGCGATGCTGCATTACCTTTGGTTAAAAAATTCAATTCTTCTTTAGAGAACTATTATACAGTAGCTGTTTGGGAACAGCGTGGATCTGGGAAATCATTTTACCGTTTTTCAAAAGATGATGACATAAACATCCAACTTTTTATTGAAGATATTCACAAAATAGTCGAATTTCTCTTGCATAAATATAAACAAGATAAGGTATATTTGCTTGGCCATTCTTGGGGAAGTGTAATTGGTCTAAAATTTGTTCAACTATATCCTGAATTGATACATACATATATAGGTTGCGGTCAAGTAGTTAATATGGAAAAATCATCGCGTATAGCTTATGAATACGCAATTGATAAATGTGTTGAGAGAAATAATATAAAGACTCTGGGTAAATTAAAGAATATAGACTGTACGTATTCATCTGAACATTGGTTTGAAGATTTGCTTTTTGTTACCCGACAAGTTGTGAAGTATGGTGGTTCTTTATATGGTGAAAAGAACTACTATAAGCTTGTTAAGCCTTTTATTTTTTCGAAGGAATATTCGCTTATAGATTTGATTAACAGACAAAAAGGTTCAATGCAATCCATAAAAAGACTTTGGCAAGAACTTATGGCAGTAAATTTTGAGCCTGATACATCATTTTCTGTACCAATTGTTTTTATAGAAGGTAAATATGATTATCACGTTTCATCTCAAGTAGCAAAATCTTATCTTGACACAATTCTTACTCCCAAAAAATTTGTTTGGTTTGAAAACTCATGTCATTTTCCCCAATGGTCTGAAGCGTCAAAATTTACTGAAGTTTTGTCATCGATACTATAA